TTGCAATggttcgtcaaaaaaaaattgcaatggTTGTTACTATACCAGTCCATTGAGTTCCTATGAACACGATGAACATTACAAGTAAAagttagtattaaaaaaaaaatcaaataaacagCACTTTGATTTCATTGATTACAAATCAAAATACATCGAAGCAGCAGATgaaataaatgaaatgaaatgcaGAGCACCTACCATGAACTGAATATAAAGTTTAAATATTCTTTCAACCCAGCATTAATAAACATACCATAATTCAGTCACACAATAGAACCTAAAACCACATATTTACTCAGAATTCATGCCCCTATTCAATCATGACCAATTTCGATTAAGGGTAAATTACCAATAAGAGAAACATAATCAACCATCTTAATTAAGGACCTATTTCGATTAATAAGAGAGTGTAAAAGTGGAATCTTATCCCATTTGCCCTTATTCAATCCTGACCAATTTCTAATATCTAGGACTAGCATAATTAGATTTGCAAAGGAACCTTATGCTTGTTTTATTATTAGTTCAGTTTTTTCTAATAGTATGACTTGCATGAATAATTTCACTGCTCTCATCTTATCTATGGTTAGAGTAATTGCAAAATCAAAAACACAAGATAAGTCATATGCAAGGAATTATTAGGTGATGCCACAGTTCCCACATCTCTAAAAATAACACAACAAAAGTATCTAACTAGATAAttcttattttctcaaattaaaaactattaACAACTATGTCAAAGATAACATTTTAAAACTACACTAAATATATACAAACTTAGTAAATTGGCCGCCTCTAAAGATGAAACTTTTGAATATTTTCTAGTTAATTCTGTCAGATGCATATCCCTACAATTGCAAGTGAAAATAGGTAAACaagaaaattaaactaaaagaaGGCCAAGTAACTGAAACACATACCGAGGTGATTCTCTGGTAGTGGGACGAACTATCTTATACATAGCCGGAGCAGAACTGGAACAGAAACAACAAACATAATGATATCTACAGATTCAGAAATCGAGAGACTAAATAAATCCCAGATGcaaaatacacataaaaataactttaattTCTCTGATCCTTAGTATCTATTTTAGTAAGAAATTTATCCCTTTCAGCCCTTATCCTTTTATCTCTGGTAATCAAGGGTCCAATAAATACAATAACAAAGAAATAAAGATACATGTAATGTATAGGATTCAAGTGAGGCAAACAAAATAGAGCAATACTTCAAGTGTAATTTTATGTTTGTGACAGAAAAGAGCCACTCAAGCTTACAGCAAGTTCCAACTATAAAACATACAATGTTACATGGGACTAAATGTTGGGCAATAAATAGTCAATGGGAAAGAGATTATATAAATGCTGGACAAAATAAACTTTCATTCATTGAAGTCAAATCATTATATAAACAAGTACggaaaaaaccataaacaatACCTTTGAAATGCTAAAATTACATGACGTTTTCCCAACCATTCCCTCTTGGACTTGTAGAAGCCATCACCATATGAGCCAAATCTAGCTTTCTGCTTCTCATTCAGCATGGTATTTTCCAACTGAAGCATAAATGATATCAGCAAAATATGTATGTAAGAGTAAAGCAAAACTTAGTTAGGACATCTGAGAAAGCATATACACCTCCCATGAAACCCCACGATCCAAGATGAATGTGTACAGAACAGTTGAAGCCCCGTTCATTTGATCAACATAGACATTCTGCACCAAAGGAAAGTTATCTTCAGTCTTAAATATTCTATACAGTAACATATGAAAATAAGTGGCAGCAAGAAGTTTAGGACATAAATACATACTTTTGGAGTCCTTTTCAGTTTAATGACATTAGCTTTCAAGTCAATAATGTCTGTGTCAAGGTTACCTTCAATCCGAGCTTTTTGAACAAGAAGATCCAAGATATTCACAAATAACTCAAATAGCCTGTTGATACAGCAAAAGATAGTGTATAGAACAAAATGCTGAAAGTAGAATAGAAGCATCAAATCAtttcattcacaaaatacaaaCCTATTCTGAGTCTCAGGAGCTATTCCCAAAATCCGGTTGAGAAGAGTGAAATATGgcatagaaacaaaaattatgcAATGTGAACTATGGCATGCTTCACATAATCTAAACTAAATGTATTCTAATATTCTAGTAGTATGTTTATTAGATATGATAGATGACCCAAGCTGAAGTGCAAGCTTCAATACCATGTCATGTTACAAGTTATTTCAAATgctagaaaataatttattgcaCAATTAGAAAAACTACAAAACTATTAGAGcacaattgaaaaattaaatgaaaattaaagCACAAGTTTATTTTATGGTTGCAACCTTAGCTAGGTTATCTCTTCAACATAAGTTGTCTCCGCCATATCTTCGTCGTATGATTCTCCTAACAATGATCAACAACCAAGaacaaaataaagtaatacagtAATACTGACAATTTCCCAAACCTGAATGGAATAAAAAAGCACGATATTAAGCAAATTGGAAATAGAAATCCGAAAATTAAAAGAGTTCAAGCTAAGAAAGTACCAAAAACATGTTCAATCAAAGAAAAGTATCAAGTTAAAAATGATAATCTGAAATTAGGGTTCAGAATTGGGCAAATTTATCCAATTTTGTGAATCAAAAGTACGAGAAAGGAAGAATGAGAACGTCAATACCAGTGAGATTTACCACGAAAGCTATGGAGAAAGGAAGAATGAGAACGTCAATGTGAGATTTGAGAGCTTGATGATGATACAGTGTAGATCGAAAGCTAGATTAGATCGAGAACACTTTTAAATCCGGTGAGATGAGCCACAACGGTGGTGCACGATTCACAACGGTGGTGAGATGAGAGACGACAACGGCGACAACGGAGAGTAATCGGCGACGGCGGTGACAACGGAGAGCAATCGGCGACGGCGGTGACGAATGACGATGGAGAGCGAGCGCAATGTTGGTGGAATCGAAAAcggttagagagagagagagagaaatttggggaaaaggaaattaaattaatgaaaatatgtattttattattatttattatttattttgaggaaatgttattttttttaatttattttgccaaaaaa
This portion of the Trifolium pratense cultivar HEN17-A07 linkage group LG3, ARS_RC_1.1, whole genome shotgun sequence genome encodes:
- the LOC123917890 gene encoding protein FORGETTER 1-like isoform X4, with product MPYFTLLNRILGIAPETQNRLFELFVNILDLLVQKARIEGNLDTDIIDLKANVIKLKRTPKNVYVDQMNGASTVLYTFILDRGVSWELENTMLNEKQKARFGSYGDGFYKSKREWLGKRHVILAFQRYHYVCCFCSSSAPAMYKIVRPTTRESPRGPDDRFAPDLF
- the LOC123917890 gene encoding protein FORGETTER 1-like isoform X2 — translated: MPYFTLLNRILGIAPETQNRLFELFVNILDLLVQKARIEGNLDTDIIDLKANVIKLKRTPKNVYVDQMNGASTVLYTFILDRGVSWELENTMLNEKQKARFGSYGDGFYKSKREWLGKRHVILAFQSSAPAMYKIVRPTTRESPRDMHLTELTRKYSKVSSLEAANLLSLYIFSVVLKCYL
- the LOC123917890 gene encoding protein FORGETTER 1-like isoform X5 → MPYFTLLNRILGIAPETQNRLFELFVNILDLLVQKARIEGNLDTDIIDLKANVIKLKRTPKNVYVDQMNGASTVLYTFILDRGVSWELENTMLNEKQKARFGSYGDGFYKSKREWLGKRHVILAFQSSAPAMYKIVRPTTRESPRNSMDCGPDDRFAPDLF
- the LOC123917890 gene encoding protein FORGETTER 1-like isoform X3 codes for the protein MPYFTLLNRILGIAPETQNRLFELFVNILDLLVQKARIEGNLDTDIIDLKANVIKLKRTPKNVYVDQMNGASTVLYTFILDRGVSWELENTMLNEKQKARFGSYGDGFYKSKREWLGKRHVILAFQRYHYVCCFCSSSAPAMYKIVRPTTRESPRNSMDCGPDDRFAPDLF
- the LOC123917890 gene encoding protein FORGETTER 1-like isoform X6, giving the protein MPYFTLLNRILGIAPETQNRLFELFVNILDLLVQKARIEGNLDTDIIDLKANVIKLKRTPKNVYVDQMNGASTVLYTFILDRGVSWELENTMLNEKQKARFGSYGDGFYKSKREWLGKRHVILAFQSSAPAMYKIVRPTTRESPRGPDDRFAPDLF
- the LOC123917890 gene encoding protein FORGETTER 1-like isoform X1, which gives rise to MPYFTLLNRILGIAPETQNRLFELFVNILDLLVQKARIEGNLDTDIIDLKANVIKLKRTPKNVYVDQMNGASTVLYTFILDRGVSWELENTMLNEKQKARFGSYGDGFYKSKREWLGKRHVILAFQRYHYVCCFCSSSAPAMYKIVRPTTRESPRDMHLTELTRKYSKVSSLEAANLLSLYIFSVVLKCYL